From a single Coriobacteriaceae bacterium genomic region:
- a CDS encoding O-acetylhomoserine aminocarboxypropyltransferase/cysteine synthase, producing the protein MSQFINNPEHTFGFDTLQLHVGQESADPASDSRAVPIYQTTSYVFRNSQHAADRFGLADAGNIYGRLTNSTQGVFEDRIAALEGGVAGLAVASGAAAITYTLQALAQAGDHVVAQKTIYGGSYNLLEHTLSQFGVETTFVDAHNLDEVEGAIKDNTTVVYLETLGNPNSDIPNIDAISEIAKKHGLPVVVDNTFGTPYLFRPLEHGANIVVHSATKFIGGHGTSLGGVIVDGGNFDWKASGKYAQIAEPNPSYHGVSFAEAAVPAAFATYVRAILLRDEGACISPFNAWVLLQGTETLSLRVDRHVENTKKVVEFLAGDSHVAKVNHPSLPEHPDHELYQKYFPNGGASIFTFEIKGGQEAAWKFIDHLQVFSLLANVADVKSLVVHPATTTHSQLSAEELAEQNITPSTIRLSIGTENAEDIIWDLKQAFAALDE; encoded by the coding sequence ATGAGCCAGTTCATCAACAACCCCGAGCACACCTTTGGTTTCGATACCCTGCAGCTTCACGTTGGCCAGGAGAGCGCCGATCCCGCATCCGACTCCCGCGCCGTGCCTATCTACCAGACCACGAGCTATGTGTTCCGCAACTCCCAGCACGCCGCCGACCGCTTTGGTCTTGCCGATGCTGGTAACATCTACGGCCGTCTGACCAACTCCACCCAGGGCGTCTTCGAGGACCGTATCGCCGCGCTCGAGGGTGGCGTGGCAGGTCTCGCCGTCGCCTCCGGTGCTGCTGCCATCACCTATACTCTGCAGGCTCTTGCCCAGGCCGGTGACCACGTGGTGGCTCAGAAGACCATCTACGGTGGCTCCTACAACCTGCTGGAGCATACACTCTCCCAGTTTGGCGTCGAGACCACCTTCGTCGATGCCCACAACCTGGACGAGGTCGAGGGCGCCATCAAGGACAACACCACGGTCGTCTATCTCGAGACGCTCGGCAACCCCAACTCCGACATCCCCAACATCGACGCCATCTCCGAGATCGCCAAGAAGCACGGTCTGCCGGTTGTCGTCGACAACACCTTCGGCACCCCGTATCTGTTCCGTCCGCTGGAGCATGGTGCCAACATCGTCGTCCACTCCGCAACCAAGTTCATCGGCGGCCACGGCACCTCGCTGGGCGGTGTGATCGTCGACGGCGGTAACTTCGATTGGAAGGCGAGCGGAAAGTACGCCCAGATCGCCGAGCCCAACCCCTCCTACCACGGCGTTTCGTTTGCCGAGGCTGCCGTTCCCGCCGCCTTCGCAACCTATGTCCGCGCTATCCTGCTGCGTGACGAGGGCGCCTGCATCAGCCCGTTCAACGCCTGGGTCCTGCTCCAGGGCACCGAGACTCTGTCGCTGCGCGTTGACCGTCATGTTGAGAACACCAAGAAGGTCGTTGAGTTCCTGGCTGGTGACAGCCACGTCGCCAAGGTGAACCACCCGAGCCTGCCCGAGCACCCCGATCACGAGCTCTATCAGAAGTACTTCCCCAACGGCGGTGCCTCGATCTTTACCTTTGAGATTAAGGGTGGCCAGGAGGCAGCTTGGAAGTTCATCGATCATCTGCAGGTGTTCTCGCTGCTCGCCAACGTGGCCGACGTCAAGTCGCTCGTCGTGCACCCGGCTACCACCACGCACTCCCAGCTGTCTGCCGAGGAGCTCGCCGAGCAGAACATCACGCCCTCCACGATCCGTCTTTCCATCGGTACCGAGAACGCCGAGGATATCATTTGGGACCTGAAGCAGGCCTTCGCCGCGCTGGACGAGTAA